The sequence GACAAAACGGAGGTGTGGGTCATGGAGCATGGGATGGCGGGACGACGACGTACGTGGAGCCACTGGTACAACATAATAATGGAGAAGCCAGTAGATCAACTCGCGCACCAGCATCAGCTCACACTACCAATTAGCTTTACTACCCACGACGACGACAGCGAGTTTGACGACGTCCTGACGATGAGATGGGACTCGTACCAAGAAGGAGGACGTTGTTATGGTGGTTATGTCTCATACAAACACAAGCCAAGCAATGACGTAAAGAAGCAGGCAAAACATGGCGTGGTAGAAATTAGCGAGAGGGACCGCGGCGCTGAGGTTGCTGTTATACCAACTCACCACATCCGTCCACGGACCTTCGCCTACGTCGAGACCACAGAACCTTTGAGTGTTTACTGGTTGGTATTTGGTTATCCTTGCTAGCTAGTGTTAATTTGTTGGTCTTTCCAGGCTCCTTGTGCAAGAAAATCATCGCCACGAGGACGGTTATATTTTTTGACAGACAATAAGCATAATTGTTTGATGTCATAGCTTGTTATGTGGCTGATGTGTATATGCGAGGTCACAAAGCATAAACCATGAGATGCCACACTAGATGTCCGGTTTAATGGTGGATTCTTGAACTACAATAATTGTCAGGTTACGCACTGTCTTTTCTAAAATTTGATTTGCACCGTGATTTCATAAACTTTGCGTGCCTCACATATTTAAGAATGTCCGGTGAACCTTTATGTTGTACTGAGAAATACATATTAAAGACTTGCATGCCTAATATTAGTCTCCTCAGTTTGGATGACTGGATACTGTATTTTAAGTCGGGTAAAATATTGCATTTGATAAGTCGCTTCATATTCTATATTTTATTGCTGCGTAGCAACGCATGGGAATATGCCTAGTTTAAATAAATTTATAAAAAGATTGATGATTTGGCCGGGAGTGATGCCCACGGACCAAGCCGAGCACTTTTAGTCATACACTTGGCTTCTAGGTTATGCTGTCACGGAGCCGCCAACCACCTCCACGATGGACACGTGGAAGGAAACTTTACCGAGCTCGTTCTTTAAGTCGAGATCCTCCAGTGCTATATGACAAACTTCATATACATGGCAATCTACCATCGCATTTTGTGTCTGTCGGCGACAATCTCATATACTGTATGCAGATCTAGCTAAGTAGAAATTGAAGTTCATTTTGTCCGGGCAAGATACATGTTGCTGATGTTCATGTGATGCGCATTCCCACTAAATGAAAGAAGAAATGggaaaaaagaaaaatacaaaaaagattggtggttttgccgggggtggggcgcAAGGACCAAGCCGATTCCACCCATCGGGAAGCGGGTGTCGTTGCTGCTTCGGCATGCCGGCAAGCTTGTGACACCCGCCGCTTCAGGAGTGCGTGCAGGGGCCTACCGAGTCTGGCGCGTGAGCACCGGCGAAGGGCGCTACCCACCACACATGTCGCACGTCATGGAACACGGCCTCTACAAGACGCCGCAAGCCCCGGTTATCCCTCCACCTTTGATGCCCCCGCTAGGGTCACAGGCCTCCGCTACTTATAACTCCGCTAGGGTCACTTATAACTCCGCTAGGGTCACAAGCCCCGGTTATCCCCGGATTCGGACGAAACAATCCTTCACACCCGATCGATCTGCCCACCCTTGGCCATGGCGGCGCCGCCTTCCTGGCCGCTCCTACGAAGAGACGGACTGGACGACGGTTGAGTGCGGGAGCAGGGCGGCCTACGGCTACGGGTGATGGAGGGCTTCGTGGAGGCGGGGCTGCCGAGGAGGGTTCCATGGTCGCCGTTCCTGAGGGGGCAGGACGCCAGCGTCCTCTACTTCCTGCTGCCGCTCGCCGATGAGAAGTCGCCACCTCATCGGCCTCGACGGGGCAGCAGCAGCGAGCCGCGAGTCCTGCAACCCGGACGCTTCCCCGTCGCTCCGTGGCTCCGTCCTTCAACCATCTCGCACTCTTGGTTCCCGGCCAGCAGGGGACGCAAAGCAGGAAGAAACTGCTGTCTAGCTAGACcgatcaaagtcatagcaacgttGGTTACCAAGAAGATATATGACATTTCACTGGAATCAGTACTGAATATCGTCCTATATATTGGCAGTTAATGCAAAATCAAGTTATAAGTGATCCATCATACTCCAGTTCCATGATTTAACATTTTTTTTACTCGTGATGCAACATTACAAACCTGAACCCCAAAAACGACTGAATCCATGAACGCTATAGCTTCTCTAGCATGGAAGAGGCAACACACCGCTAAGCCCCATGGAGTTGATTGCATGTTAGTACCACTACCACATTTGGGTCTAGGGTAACGAATCAGTACCACTATTCAATTTACCATGTTTGGAGCAAGCCGCAAACCGTGTATAAGCGCGTATTGGCGGTGTACCTGACCAGTAGAGTGCCAGTGCGGCCAATCAGCGCGTGCCGGCCCACTGACTCGTACGAGTccgctcactagtagaaaaaagaccttatatgagacacattagtaccggttcaattttggcccggtactaatggtaccattagtaccgcttcaaacggctatgcattagtaccggttcgtgttgaacctttagtaccggttcgtgccacgaaccggtattaaaggggtggtggcaggctggcgtcaggccggggccccacgagcccctttagtcccggtttgtggcacaaaccggtactaaagggccaacctttagtaccggttcgtgccacgaaccggcactaaaggggtctaacctatagtcccggttggagacacaaaccgggactatgtggcaattttcaaacttgaaaaaatcataactaaattatcctaattcagaaaaatacatataatatatcaaaatttgcagaacaaaaagattgatccgctgaaacaacaagttttccgtttcgacaattttttaaaatcacaaaattaCGGGTGATGTGTACTTCAACGCCATCAGTAAATATTATGTACTTACTGCTCGCGTTGGCCACGTGACACGCCATTAGCACACAAGTACGGGTGATGTGTACTTCAACGCCATCAGTAAATTTTATCACTGGCGCCATTTTAGTGGCATTGCCACCTAACGACCGTAAGGCTATTTTTGCCACGCAATAGTTAGGCTTTTCTGCACTAGTGTATAATTTTCATGATTTAACTTTTTTGCTCGTGGCTCAATATATGGCAGTTGGTGATAGATAAGCATATGTTCATGGCCCGCTCATCTAGTATCCCATTGCATCATTATATCTTTGCTTTTGCTAATCACCGGTTGCCAGAAAATTTGGTTTTTTTTTAATCAGTCCATTCCTAGCGAGGACACGTGGGTCATTGGCGGAGACAAGGCAAGGGGTTGATGGATTCACGTGTGGCTGTGAGTGTGGCTCACTGGCGCCAATTAAGGGATGGGGCATTGTTAGAAAAATAAAATACGTGGTCACTTTTGaaaaattacattaattttttaaAGTGAACACTTTTAAAgtacatgaatatttttaaatgtgtataattttttgaaaaaaatcatggattgaACAAAAACTAATATACTATAAGAAATAAAATATTTGTATATTTTGAAAAATGGTTCTTGTAATTAAAAATTCTTATTTCTAATTAGTTTTCCATATAATTTTTTTTTCGAGATTGAcgggggggtcaaaccccaccgCTTGTTATATTCCAACTCGAAGAGTGACTTGGCAGTCAGTACAAATACATGAAGGCGCACACAAAGTGCAAAGGAAAATTACAGAGGACGGCGCCCAGGAGGAGAGCCAAAAACTAGAGAAAGAACGAAGTAAACAGAGGGGAAGGTTGGCACAGAGACCAAACCGAAAACCCTGGTAACCAACACCTCAGGAGCAAGCTCCGCCGAGCAGCTCGTTCCACCATCAACAAAGAGCCACAAGAAGCCCTAGGGAGAAAAAAGGCACCAAAAACGGCAGCTCACAGAGGAACATCATTGGCACGAACGAAGGGCGTCGCATAGCCGAGTTCGTGCGGTGACAGCGGTGTGCCACCGTCGAAGCCGCAAGACGGCGCTCCACCGAGACCGAAGGGCACGACACCGGTGTATCGTCGCCGAGGTCGAAGGGCAGCTTGCCGCCAAGGCCACGCCAGGATATCCACGCAAGCGTCGTCTGGGCCACCATGATGCATAGCCCTGTCCATAAGGATAATCGAAGTAGGAGCATGCCAAGAAGCGTCAATGGCACGAACGAAGGGCGTCGGATAGCCGAGTTGGTGCGGCGGCACCGGTGTGCCGCCGGCGAAGCCGAAAGACAACGCGCCACCGAGACCGAAGGGCACAGTACCGATGTACTGCCGCCGAGGTCGAAGGGTAGCAAGTCGTCTAGGCCACCCCAGGACGTCCAGGCAAGCGCCAATGGAGTGTCCTAGGACAAAGGCTTGTTAGGATCCTAACCGAGGTGAAGATGGAGCAGCAAGGGGCGGATCCGCCCAGAGCAGAACAATCCAAGACGATGCCCCCAACGAGGAACTGACGTGGAGACGTCGACACCGCCGGACTCGGGGAACCCGGGTCCGAGATTTCTCTCTGGATCAAAGAGCAAGGGGGAGAGGACGGCAGTGCCAACTCGACGCCTCCAGGAAGGAAACGGCACCCGTAGGTGTCGCCGTCGATTGAGCTTTTACCCGGCATTTGCATCCTCCACACTGCATCCCGAGGAGATTGGCCACCCACCGCCGAAGCCCAACATCTAGGCAAGAGCCGGGCCATGGGGGTGCCGAGGAAACAAGCTGGCACGGCCAGCAGGAGACATCAGATCCGACGAAGGGGAGGCAGCCCGCAGCCGGGGAGAACGACAGCAACGAGCAGCCCGCCTCACCACGAGGAGGCGACGACGACCCAGGCCATCAGGGAGCAGCAGCCACCTGCTGCTGCAACTGCCGGACGAGGGCTGCCCAGTCACCGCCGAACGAGCGAGGGGGAGCCGTACCGCGCGAGCCCCTGGATCTGAGTGGAGCCGCCGCTTTCCCCGCAGGCCAGAGGAGGCCGATGCAAGGAGGTGCCCCAACTAGACCACGACAGAGGGGATCCGGGGAGCCAGCCACGACGTTGACAAGGGGAGGCACTGCGCAGCGGGGGGGCTCCAGGGAGAAGGGTCAGGGGTCGTCGTTGAAGCAAGGTGGTCGACGTCTGccagcggcggcgaggggaggtggCGTTggtggggtcggcggcggcggcggctagggttccgcccGAGCCGCCCCCAGGGGGACGACGCGGGggctgggtggggggggggggggggacaacggGACATCAGGCATCGTTTTCCATATAATTAAAAGATGTGTTTGCACATTTAATAAAAAATCCTGTAACTAGGAAGTGTCAAATCTGCATTTCACAATGTTAGAAGACACACTAAGAATATAAGATTTGTATTTGATGAAAAATCATAAATTCAAGCTGCATTGATAGAAATTCAGGAGAATTTGTTTACCTGCTCCCCTCCCTCTTGCCATTTGCCGCCACCCGCTACCCGAATTGCGACCGCTAGCTGGCAGATTCATCAGCGTCGCGCCACAGGCACCACGCCCTAAACCGCTGGCTACTATCGCAGGAGACGAGACAGTGGGGGAGTGGGAGCTGGACTAGAGGATGCAGCGGTAATGCATATCACCGTCGTTGCCCGCCAACCGCTAGCACACTTCATCGTCAACCACCGTGCTAGCCGCTAGGGTTCCTAGCCTGCCCTTGTCACCGTGGATTTTGCTTGTTACCCTTTGAAAGAATGTTACGGACGAGTACGCACGGTTTAATTGGCGAGAGGAGGTCGAGCGTTGTTGACAGCCGCACCAAAACAATCCATGGAACAGCCCAGCCGGCAACAAAATGAGATGCACGCGGTCCAGCACTACGGCCCAGCGACGAACGGGAGCTGCCGCAGCCCACACATGAACTCGCCCTGGGCAGCAAAACAAACGCTCGTTTTAGTTAGTCCCACATCGGCCCGGTAGGGAGAGGCGAACCGGTTTATTTCCCTGAGCGCGGCAGCCAGCATCGTTCCTTTGGGGACATCCGataaaaataaattaaaaagatGCAGGGAAGTTTAGCACCGCCACATGCATTGGCACGGCCGCCCCTGCAGCCTAATCTTTTTGCCCTCACGTGCACTGCGCTTAAGTCTATCATCACGTGTTTTTCAATTAGTCTTCCATCCAAGTCCACTTACGTACACGTTGTTTGTTCCTTAATTCGTCGGGTGTTGGGACGCAAGATTGACCCTTGCATCGAACAGGAAGTAGGAAAGACGACTCCCTAGAGCTCTACTCTCGCCCCGGGCCCCTATAATCGCAGGACCGGCCCGGGGCGCGTAGACGTCGGCAGCGTGTGGACGTAGGCCATCCTCCTTTGCCGAGCTCGCCGCAGCCATTAATAGCAAACGTAGCATCTACGGGCCACCGGTTGCAGCTCGCAACTATGTGGTTGTAGCTCGCCCGTCTTTGGTTGCAGTTCACCGGCCACTGATTGTAGCATCGCCCCCTATCGGTTGCAACTCATCGGCCATCGGTTGTGGCACCTTTTCTTGTCAGTTGTAGCTCTCCGGCAAACAGTTGTAGAACCGTCCCGTGCCAGTTACCGCTCCCACCCCCACCCGGTTGTAGCACCTGCCCGTGTCGGTTGTAGCTTCGGTTTGCCTTGAGCCATGGCCGAAACCCCGCTCACCACCGGTTGCAACAGATTGCGTTGCTGGTTCCAGCACTCGTCGATGGTTGGAGCTCCTGCCATAGTTGCTGCTATAGCCGGTTGCAACAACGGTGGCCACCGGTTCCAACAACTGGCCGCCGTGGTTGTAGTGTTGGCTGCCGTCGcctgattttttaaaaaaaaaaagtgTTTACGCCTTTTAAATAATGCTCCCACCTTTGAAAAAAATACTCCGAGTCTGTTTGGTTCAGAGCCGAGAGCTGCCGTGCTGAATTATTGGCGTTGACCAATTGCTCCAAGAAAGGCAACTCACAATATCATCATTTCAAAAACATACTGCTAGTACAAGCTAGAAAGGGTGGTGTTTATAAATTGCATTGCAAACAAAGGATTACACAATATAGATTGAAATGGAAAGACCGACTCGAGCTGACAAATGAGTACTGTCTGAGAtgcaaacaagtttgaaaaacaCTAGCAAACCGATGGACTCTTTCCAAGGCGGCCTTAAACCTGAACCTCAGCACACGCCTGAGAGACCAACAACTATAGATGAAACTCTTACCGAATAATAGTTCAGAGATGAACTCTGCATGCAGCCGTTTCAGCACGGCGAGCAGTATCCCAACAATTCCGCAAACTTTGAGGGACATTATAACTTGACAGAGACAGAGTCATTGTCAATCTTCCTGGCTGAGAGAAGATATGAATGTGCATATATTTCTTTCCAATACGTACGTACAGCAGCAACTTGCAGCACCTACCATGCTAGTATATCAGAGAACGCTCTCAGACCAACCGCCAGCACCTCGCCTTATCCATTCATGGATGCTTCGCTTCCATTCATTTTTCTCGCCCTGCACTGCTTCCTCCTCGATCTATTCTATCTTTCCACACATCGATGACCACCGCGCGCAGCTAGATCAGGCGGCTCGAAGGGGACTAGAGATCCATCGCGCGCTCTCCGGTGATGCTGCGCCCTCGGCAGCAGTGGAGACTTTTTGCTGCGGGCTGCAAGTCACCGTTGGCTGCCGTTCCATGTCCGTGCAGCTCCGGTGATCCCGGCTTCAATTAAAATCTTCCCATGCCACCGGTGGAAgattttttctatttttgttttgccCACACGGTTGTAGCTTTTTGAATCGCTGGTAGCAGCTTTCTTCTTAACCGGTTGAATCTTTTTTTAATCACTTTTAGATCCAGCTTTGGTCCAAATAGATGtgatttctgcaaaaaaatatTCCAAATCACCGGTTCCAGCTTACCAAACCACCGGTTGTAGCTTTTTATTCAGCCGGTTGTagcttttttggatttttagtgtCAATTCAAAACCAATGGTTGTAGCTTTTTTTCATCTGATTGAATCTTTTTCAATCACCGGTTCCAGCTTTTCGAATCATCGGTTCCAGCTTTTGCTCAGCTTAATTCATCTTCTTTGCTGGAACCAGGTCATTTTTTGCTGGAGCCGGATCTTTTTTTTGCTGGAGCCGGCAAATGATTTTGCTGTGACGAGTTTCTTGTTGCTTGAAATTATTTGCTACGATCAGGAGGCGGCGAcgcatttttgctggaaccatattAATATTTGCTGGAATCGTGATTTAATTTGCTTCAAGCAAATTACTGGGTTTGCTAGGTGCTCAAGTTGATTTGCTGGAAACCTTTGTTTTTCTGTTGGAACCAATTTTTGGTTCTGCTGCAACTACCCAACGGAGTTCTTTTTTGGGCTGAGATGTGTTTTTTGGTGGAATCAGGTGGTGCAGGTCGACTACGGCGTCGACGTTGTGCTGTGATGGGCGGAGCCAGCGAGAGTTGCTGCGTCCGACGTTTGGCAAAGATGCATCCGTCGGGGGGTGGTGCTGAAACGATGGGGGATGAGGAGGGTGTGCAGCGACGACGAATTGGAGCTGCGGAGAGAGGCGGCGAGCGGTGGAGATCCGACTAGCGGCGGAGATCCGGCGGGTCAAGTAGCTCTTCCATGGCGCTCGCGTGATTTGCAGAGTAGAGAACGGCGTGGTAGGGACGGAAGTGTCCAGAATCTGACGGTTAAAAGAGTTTTAATCAGACGTACAGGAtacgaccggcccaaatttgggccggcgcaccggcgcctagtACTGGCCTAAAAAATAAATAACCTTCTGAATTTATTTTGGTCGCAGGACATGGTCACATATTAATTAAGCAATCAACCGAAATGGCTGACATGGTGACATGCATCGGCTAGAAAGAGCAGCATCTCGAGGAAACGCTGGTGGGTTCTCCGCCGGACACGAGGATGGACTGCCCCTctccgacggcgccggcaccggaATCATCCGTGGACGACAGCGCCTTCTTGCCGACCACCCGGTAGATCTCGGCGAGGACGGTCTGGAAGGCCTTGTCGACGTTGGTGGCGTCGAGCGCGGAGGTCTCGATGAAGGAGAGGCCTTCCCACTCGGCGAAGCCCGCGGCCTTGTCGGTGGCGAcggagcggaggtggcggaggtcGGTCTTGTTGCCGATGAGCATGATGACGATGTTGGAGTCGGCGTGGTCGCGCAGCTCCTTGAGCCACCGCTTCACGTTGTCGAAGGTGGCGGCCTTGGTGACGTCGTAGACCAGCAGCGCCCCCACGGCGCCCCGGTAGTAGGCGCTCGTGATCGCCCGGTACCGCTCCTGCCCCGCCGTGTCCCATATCTGCGCCTTTATCGTCTTCCCTTCCACCTGAACGACGCAAGTGTTGCAGCAATGTGATTAGTTATGTGTGGAATATTTTTGAGCAAACCGGGCAATAATGTTGATGCTAGATAACTGACATCCACATACAAATTTTAAGCAGGTGCAGCAATGTAATTAGAGACCTTTGGAGAATATTTGTGAGCAAACCGAACAATAATGTTGATGCTGGCTAACTGACATCAACAGACTAATTTTTAGAAGAAATGGCACTTTAAAACAGCCATCGACCAAATTTAGTTGTAGTTTCTGTTGATGCATGATGCAAGGTGCGGATGGCATATGGAGGCAGCGGGCAGCAAGATTGACATGGTCATTGACAAAAAGAAACTGGCATCACTGATATACAGGGATAACATAGTCAACAACTTTGACAAAAGAAACAGTTTGTTACTATATTCGAAAGCAAAATTCATGATTGGGTGGTTTCAAGGGTATTCAGGTACCAAATTTCAATCAGGGTAGAAACTGAATTTGGCTCTGCTTCTGCATAGCATCCTACCCAACCGTTTGAAAGAATCATCATACTCTGTTGAACACACGCATCCAGTTCGTATTCCTTTTGGATTAATTGAGCCAAACCGGCTGAAATTTAGAAATTTGCTGGGTTTCCATCATCCGAATTTGTTCAAATAGTAACTAGTAGATGCACTTTTTTTTTCTGCTCACAGGATAAACTGCACCCAAACGAGAGGCTGAACCACTAAAAACAGGGCACGAATAGCTTGCAAAGATTATAATCAGCCAAGAGGAGCAGAGCTGGTACTAGTGCTGCGAggaatcgatcgatcgatcgatcgatggaaAGCATCCAACGATTCGGCGAATTTAAGGAAGCGAGgaggagcagaggagaggagagcaggggaggggaggggggcggagGGACCTGTGTGGTGCGGGTGGCGAACTCGACGCCGATGGTGGACTTGGAGTCGAGGGAGAAGGTGTTCTTGGTGAAGCGGGAGAGGAGGTTGGACTTGCCCACGCCGGAGTCGCCGATCAGCACCACCTTGAAcaggtagtcgtactcgtcgccgccctgctcccacgccgccgcccgccgcgccgccatcCCCTCCCTCCCGGCCTTCCCTTCCCTCCAACCGATCAGCCAGCCTCCTCCGGCCCCGTCCCTTTCCCGGGCCAACGCTGCCGGCCGCCTCCTCGGAgcctccgccgcctctcgcccggTCGCTGtctccctctctcttccctcccgcccgaggaggaggagACTGGCTGGCTGGCTGCGGCTTCTTGCTCTGCTTTGGCTGCTTGCTGGCGACGGTCTGGGAAGGAGGGCCGGGGGAGGGACTTGATTTTTATTCCGGAAGGACAGACGGAGTGCGGCTACGGAAACAAATGCTACGTCCACGCGGTGCGTGATGTGACTTTGTCTTCTTGGCTCATGCCCGGTGGCCTACAAGCTCTAGTAGCGTAATAACAATAATTACTGATCGCGATCCACAAGCACCGCAAATTCTCAAATGAGCTCCGGAGTGGAAGGGGACTTTCACGGTACATTGTATTACACAATATGTTGTTTTCTACTATTTTATCACATGGCAGAATAATAGCTATTAGAAAATCTACGCTAACAACCATTACGATCTTAAGATGGAGATTCATGAAATACGGAGGGATGGAAAGAACTCCGTCTACGAGGGGTAGGGGATATCTTTGACCTGGAAATAACTACTTTTAAGTTGCCCACGAAATAGGTACACAGTCAATCGGACCATCCGAGAAGCCTGTGGAGCAGACAGCCCGCCATCTTGAGTAACCGACCCAATGGTTCATTAAGACGTGGATGCGGTCGATCGAACGGGAGAAGTAAGCGGGCCAAACAGGTTCATTGGTGCCCCCGAGCCAGCTTGCGAAAATGGACAACATAAGGGCCGAACGAGCGGCAGGGAGGAAGCAACAGTGGAGGCGCCGATCACCAAGTCGGGTGGAAACATACGCATTCCGACAACATGAAAAAGAGGGGATGGGAATCAAGCAGAGGGCGGAAAAATAGAAAGAGGTAATAACGCCGCGCGCCGGTCCACTCTTTACAACTACCCAACAAAGCAAGGAATGCCCTGCATTACAACACATGAAGCATGTCATGTAATGTACAATACACATTCCACCAATCCAACACATACCTTTTGGAATTGCCGGCTAGGATTGGAATGTGTGGAGACGTAGACATATGTGTACCTTGTTGTAATGGTGGTATGCCTAGCAATATCCCACTgagaaaagagaagaagaagaaaggaaagattCCCCGAACCAAAGGCACAATCCGAAGCCGTTGCTATCCGAGGATAAATCCGCTTTGCTGAGCTGGGAAGATCACCTCGGGACCGTCCTCAACCGATAAAAAGGCATAATCGGTTAGCCGCATTATAAACTATGGTTTGACTCTGAACAAATTAAACTCCCACTAGGCAAATGATTGTAGGCATATATGCAGCCGCCGAGGGAAAAAAAATGCTCATGTAATGGAAGTGGCTACGTGGCAGCCTACAAAATGGCGCAAAGCTATCATGCGCAGGAAAACTCAACGTCGTCCACGTGCACGCGCTTGAGTGGCCGTGGACATCACCTCTTTTTTTTTTGTAAATCCATAGGATGATAAGAATTTCGTACAAGTACACGTGTACGATTGGTCCGGCAGTGCAAAAGCAGCTTTAGGGAATCCACCTGCAAGGAATGGAGTACTTTATTATCGTTGAAAACCACACGACCAGGATTGGAAACCATACGCATTTTGAAAATAACGTTATCCTTCCTTCGTGTAAAACCTTCCGCTTATCCTATTCATCACAACCAATTACAACATCTAGCTATTGCACAATCTTCCATGTTCTGTTCTACTACTCCCTTTCGTCCATgttaattgtcgctgatttagtacaactttcaGCGCATGATGACTTATATTTCTTATTCTTGCCATGATGCGTTTTGGAGGATGAGCTAATGGAGctttattttttaaataaataaaaatcatttttttggTTTAAAAATATCTTTAAAAATTATATACATATACAAGGATGTGTAAAAAATCATGATGAGATACTTTCAATTGCAAGCCACACATGAAGAAAGCATGGACATTCAGAGTGAACAATGCATGTGCTAAAAAACCAAATATTTGTTTTTTATGTGCGAATCTCATTTTAACGTATTTCGTCATTAATTTTACACAAATGTACATTACATCTATGGGTGCTCTTGCGGGGTTTGATGCTCTTGTGAAACTGTTGCGACATACCTCTTTTATCCGTATCTGTTGTCGGTGCGGGCTTTATTAATTTATAAAGCCGGAGAAGTCTGAGAGTTGTTTATTCATTAAATACCAAACTACACATGCATGACAGTCATCATGGTATAATCTACtccatccgtttctaaatataaatcttttagacattttaaatgaactacaacatacggatgcatgtagacatattttagagtgtagattcatttattttgctccgtatgtagtcactcgttggaatctctagaaagacttatatatGAGAACGGAGGTAATATTTCTCTATGGAGTAGTTAGGAATCTTACGGACCCATCGCCGTGAAACCAAAGAAAACAGAGCGCTGCCTCAACAAGAGTCGCCATCGATCGATAGGCATGGTTATTGGAGACGGCGAGCCGGTGCTACAGTTCAAGAGCGTATGAGTGGTCGGGGCGGCATGGCCGGCTTGGCGGTGGCGCGCGAGCTACGGCGGGAGGGTCACACGGTCACGATCATGGAGCAGAGCGATGACGTTGGCGAGCAGTGCCTGTACGACCCCAGGACGGACGTCGAGGATCCGATG comes from Triticum aestivum cultivar Chinese Spring chromosome 5B, IWGSC CS RefSeq v2.1, whole genome shotgun sequence and encodes:
- the LOC123114263 gene encoding ras-related protein RABA2a, producing the protein MAARRAAAWEQGGDEYDYLFKVVLIGDSGVGKSNLLSRFTKNTFSLDSKSTIGVEFATRTTQVEGKTIKAQIWDTAGQERYRAITSAYYRGAVGALLVYDVTKAATFDNVKRWLKELRDHADSNIVIMLIGNKTDLRHLRSVATDKAAGFAEWEGLSFIETSALDATNVDKAFQTVLAEIYRVVGKKALSSTDDSGAGAVGEGQSILVSGGEPTSVSSRCCSF